Proteins co-encoded in one Plasmodium berghei ANKA genome assembly, chromosome: 11 genomic window:
- a CDS encoding pre-mRNA-processing ATP-dependent RNA helicase PRP5, putative translates to MSSDSEDYYYKINNNNNSRKKRKEIEENRLKKSKRHYDETYNRKDNDYNKEKHKEKIKDYEKEIYNRHKKNKYNGYEERERKDYYDRRSVESYKSSHVKNYGKKKYDEKDKYEFKKSEREKKRHKKDESDECERYEELKYNKKKNDEKIKKKEKKNYHYTSSDESYRKTEKYHDKKRSHGRSGSNIMDNDSNKNIEGKPSNENKAKEKLNKNKKMEKNCEHKSTESEQEMKSEVKDEVKSASAMKPIPETKSLSRLERLKLFAQKLKWGSSENVKKGTKFTLNAPKIKGVNNQINLDIFMGNDIEEEEEKDEKKTNLVDAYIEREAKIPNDMLKDIKEEMEENIDDPLEIFMKNIEKENLENQEIYENKTITLDEIYSYDMNKHKYEDTCYVQAENEEIKEGNMDKEKEDEKRNTNSQINKSKLENNKEGNEEDDKMNDDVNENEEEDFYKIFIETLKKKTEEDKKKKEENEEKERIKNEEKEQNELDDSSINLSEDSEYNCETNTLKKKINKKFLQVNHDEIDYLPIKKNVYVQVSEITNMTEKDVEMFRKNNGNIVVRGKNCPRPIQYFYQCGLPGKILNILEKKNFKKMFSIQMQAIPALMCGRDIIAIAETGSGKTISYLFPLIRHVLHQDKLRNNDGPIGIILTPTRELSIQVKNEASIYCKAVDLKILAVYGGSNIGAQLNVLKKGVEIIVGTPGRIIDILTISNSKVTNLNRASFIVLDEADRLLDLGFESQIHSILNNCRKDKQTAMISATFPNYIQNLAKKLLYKPIEIIVGEKGKTNNNIYQFVEVLEEKKKLFRLLKLLGEWIKYGLILIFVNKQLEADLLYLELFKYEYKTLVLHGGQDQSDREHTLKSFKDEQNKILIATSVMARGIDIKNIILVINYECPDHIEDYIHKIGRTGRSNNIGYAYTFITPNEHTKAYDIYNLIKNNIYYINKTIDIPIELEHMANEYMNSKITEKDGNKLNTSNGVSNYTTVNSISYHGGDKKKGYKGKGFKFTPNEKSRMQMDKDLAKKELGLIEEKEDEDREAGYRSDMENDGKINSNTLNKTENITQTHEGKKIKNIPGITKAQKNNEINISPQTNLKQIELEIQKIKMDDTMNLSLKAKKINELMKAHNFIELQQSSYKTVDSTNDEELDKMAEIESLKLTEHIKDPKEKQLMFQKTKEDVKKKLINSKAQIESRNESIQRNMLLNAIRTKNMKKYSPFLPHTYVTEDNTILEEFYINDYPQHVRLKISNRDVLARIQDMSGAMCQIKGQYSNPLQPNKTNFILDHKLLHIEITAPTYNQVQIARTELTSLLSMFMQKCNLKNQKPSAGGYATFR, encoded by the coding sequence ATGAGTAGCGATTCTGAAgactattattataagataaacaataataataatagtagaaaaaaaagaaaagaaatcGAAGAAAAtcgattaaaaaaaagtaagaGGCACTATGATGAAACATATAATAGAAAGGACAATGACTATAATAAGGAAAAACACAAagagaaaataaaagattacgaaaaagaaatatataatcgtcataaaaaaaataaatataatggtTATGAAGAAAGAGAAAGGAAAGATTATTATGATAGACGAAGTGTCGAATCATACAAAAGTAGtcatgtaaaaaattatggaaaaaaaaaatatgatgaaaaagacaaatatgagtttaaaaaaagtgaaagggaaaaaaaacgccataaaaaagatgaaaGTGATGAATGTGAACGATACGAAGAActgaaatataataaaaaaaaaaatgatgaaaaaattaaaaaaaaagaaaaaaaaaattatcattacACATCTAGTGATGAAAGTTATAGAAAAACAGAAAAATATCacgataaaaaaagaagccATGGAAGAAGCGGAAGTAATATAATGGATAATGACagcaataaaaatattgaaggTAAGCCttcaaatgaaaataagGCAAAAGAGAAactaaacaaaaataaaaagatgGAAAAAAACTGTGAACATAAAAGTACAGAAAGTGAACAAGAAATGAAGAGCGAAGTTAAGGACGAAGTTAAGAGCGCAAGCGCAATGAAACCGATACCCGAGACGAAAAGTCTCAGCAGATTAGAAAGGCTAAAATTATTTGCCCAAAAACTAAAATGGGGAAGTAgtgaaaatgtaaaaaaaggaaCAAAATTTACACTTAATGCtccaaaaataaaaggagTGAATAATCAGATAAACTTAGATATATTCATGGGGAATGATATCGAAGAAGAGGAGGAAAaggatgaaaaaaaaacaaacttAGTAGATGCATACATTGAAAGGGAAGCCAAGATACCAAACGACATGTTAAAGGACATAAAGGAAGAGATggaagaaaatatagatgATCCACtggaaatatttatgaaaaatatagaaaaagaaaatttagAGAATcaagaaatatatgaaaataagaCAATAACTCTTGATGAAATTTATAGCTATGATATGAACaaacataaatatgaaGATACATGTTATGTTCAGGctgaaaatgaagaaataaaagaagGAAACATGGATAAAGAAAAGGAAGACGAAAAAAGGAACACAAATTctcaaattaataaatccAAATTAgagaataataaagaagGAAACGAAGAAGATGACAAAATGAACGACGATGTgaatgaaaatgaagaagaagatttttacaaaatttttattgaaacgctcaagaaaaaaacagaagaagataaaaaaaaaaaggaagaaAACGAAGAAAAggaaagaataaaaaatgaagaaaaagagCAAAATGAATTGGATGATTCTTCTATAAATTTAAGTGAAGATAGTGAGTATAATTGCGAAACAaatactttaaaaaaaaaaatcaacaAAAAATTTCTACAAGTAAATCATGATGAAATCGATTATTTACCTATTaagaaaaatgtttatGTACAAGTTAGTGAAATTACAAATATGACAGAAAAAGATGTTGAAAtgtttagaaaaaataatggaaatataGTTGTAAGAGGAAAAAATTGTCCCCGACCtattcaatatttttatcaatgtGGATTACCTggaaaaattttaaatatattagaaaaaaaaaattttaaaaaaatgtttagtATACAAATGCAAGCAATACCCGCATTAATGTGTGGTCGAGATATAATTGCAATAGCAGAAACTGGAAGTGGAAAAACAATATCTTATCTATTTCCATTAATCAGACATGTATTACATCAAGACAAATTAAGAAACAATGATGGACCCATTGGGATTATACTTACCCCTACTAGGGAATTAAGTATTCAAGTTAAAAATGAGGCAAGTATATATTGTAAGGCTGttgatttaaaaatattagcaGTTTATGGTGGATCAAATATTGGTGCACAATtaaatgtattaaaaaaaggtGTCGAGATAATTGTCGGAACTCCTGGAAGAAtaattgatatattaacaataaGTAATAGTAAAGTTACAAATTTAAACAGGGCATCTTTTATAGTTTTAGATGAAGCAGATAGATTGCTAGATCTCGGATTTGAATCACAAATTCATagtattttaaataattgtaGAAAAGATAAACAAACTGCTATGATATCTGCGACATTTCCtaattatattcaaaatttagcaaaaaaactattatataaacctatagaaataatagtaggagaaaaaggaaaaacaaataataatatatatcaatttGTTGAAGTtttagaagaaaaaaaaaaactatttcGTTTACTGAAATTATTAGGAGAGTGGATTAAATATGGacttattttaatatttgttaACAAACAATTAGAAGCtgatttattatatttagaattatttaaatatgaatataaaacattagTGTTACATGGTGGGCAAGATCAATCAGATCGAGAACATACGTTAAAAAGTTTTAAAgatgaacaaaataaaatattaattgcAACATCTGTTATGGCTAGAGGAattgatattaaaaatattattttagtAATTAACTATGAATGCCCAGATCATATTGAagattatatacataaaattgGAAGAACGGGGAGATCGAATAATATAGGATATGCATATACTTTCATTACCCCAAATGAGCACACAAAAGCTtatgatatttataatttaattaaaaataatatatattatataaacaagACAATAGATATTCCCATTGAGTTAGAACACATGGCTAATGAATATATGAACAGTAAAATAACAGAAAAAGATGGAAATAAACTCAATACATCTAATGGTGTTTCAAATTATACCACTGTTAATTCTATATCTTACCATGGGGGGGATAAGAAAAAGGGATATAAAGGAAAAGGGTTCAAATTCACACCAAATGAAAAATCAAGAATGCAGATGGATAAAGATTTAGCAAAAAAAGAACTCGGATTAatagaagaaaaagaagatGAGGATAGAGAAGCAGGATATAGATCAGATATGGAAAATGATGGGAAAATAAATTCGAATACACTTAATAAAACAGAGAATATTACCCAAACTCACGAAGgaaagaaaattaaaaatataccaGGAATAACTAAagcacaaaaaaataatgaaataaatatatcaccACAAACAAATCTTAAACAAATAGAATTagaaattcaaaaaataaaaatggatgATACTATGAATTTATCACtaaaagcaaaaaaaataaatgaactAATGAAAGctcataattttattgaaTTACAACAAAGTAGTTATAAAACAGTGGATAGTACAAATGATGAAGAACTTGATAAAATGGCAGAAATAGAAAGTTTAAAATTAACTGAGCATATCAAAGATCCAAAGGAAAAACAATTAATGTTCCAAAAAACGAAAGAagatgttaaaaaaaaattaataaatagtaAAGCTCAAATTGAATCAAGAAATGAAAGTATACAAAGGAATATGCTTTTAAATGCTAtaagaacaaaaaatatgaaaaaatattctcCATTTTTACCTCATACATATGTAACTGAGGATAATACTATTTTAGaagaattttatattaatgattACCCTCAGCATGTGCGTTTAAAAATTTCTAATCGGGATGTCTTGGCACGGATACAGGATATGTCTGGAGCCATGTGCCAAATTAAAGGGCAATATTCTAACCCTTTACAACCAAATAAAACTAATTTCATATTGGATCACAAATTGTTACATATTGAAATTACCGCCCCTACTTATAATCAGGTGCAAATTGCTCGAACAGAATTAACTTCCCTTCTTAGCATGTTCATGCAAAAATGCAACctaaaaaatcaaaagCCAAGCGCAGGGGGATATGCTACATTTCGATGA
- a CDS encoding guanidine nucleotide exchange factor, putative, protein MDYKNEEDINEVNKYIFSLYPKISAGLDHYACIGYSKKKPSVYCWGGNSSNQLGVGIHIRYCEKPTVVNFFENFIACSVCCTHYSTYVLVKENLSDEGCFVYSFGKGNNGLLGYKKDRKIIDDSKSEINQKNEERKEGKKGKYINRHILNTFGVSAEVESSISSINSLMSFDYDRISSDKKSEDYENKKEDAHIELSKSSQNSNSTNLMDNDMNRSIKINENKNEGINRNDKIKEEKADWFTPFPIKILFPKYTKIKYISCGDMHTLAISTNGVLYGWGSNSFGCVGNGTYTNVYEPTRIYLEKWSIKSKNDNNPYQYKFYNNSKENNYDYFKNSVIHCSAGSKHSLACTINGDVYSWGFGGNGRLGLGNIKSYNTPQIINKLKKKKKIIFVCASVSHSSCIDIDYNVYTWGSGKFYKLGHGNDSDLLYPQKIEFFNFNKKIFMISSSCFNSIALNINGDVYIWGTFNISKNGNNNIYICKTPKLINTNYKCIYVYASTYLQFGITLVGDLIMFGNNYYKNINSNEIILDNIDSSSESDDNVIEHIIEERKKKNEFENYGYKHIDNLENSCNSYIRKLNGKKTENNNLYINTFYKKDKNMQVIYIKELRGKIYIKDVITDFYNLNKTITNEIAIAKDLFQNKDNEYIGSLFGEIDNIGLKIKSKVKIIDGNDYFSIFLIENGKVYGSGWNKNGELGTGEYNLNKKYFIPININVCVNKIAKIVCGNDYVLALNDLGYVYGWGKNNKSQLGLGVTTDFYEPIHVKSLSSVIKIYAGYDHSACIVNNHFYSNNENEENIECGDLYIWGNAESGKVGLGNEYIQGFILLPRKINLIKKIYKCSLGTSHSLFLTGNNELYVCGNTNNGRLGISNEIQNKKDEKMEKKISEHISILSYPKRVKLNEEIYIKDILAGSTYSIILGIDGFIYICGEFVKNNIFHKKFTLYNQISNVKIMVGKYQHVLFLTYDNKIFGLGDNSYFQILNNNQKETYIQTPVLVPYFLKHNVEKIYSFKNVSFAQLANNDIYGWGYSKNGHLGIGLKNLVYIKNPINIIKTWVGYEYEENEIDVDNIEGGIIDNEYIFSQKYNIYTNWNEINMVKKQITNKERFKNYLICNNYYEEQIERFIFQVQNLENIINWEYIQILLKSEEYNNSLNYIKNYEKDLIYLYTKHVKFLLSLQKCEKKYNDLYINLQNYILSHISYMKEALPNIMYTNNTHIFDVNRKHVETLIYILQQQPLYLIIMCLIHNYKNIKNLKKIVFEKHKCNILEKYKDDTNFDYSVKVDYNLNTMNTLKHGYDYDTFDERKKIYTVSDIKKKHKFYKNSTNILCSFIFDLYYDLRNKRTLNIFTIFLIKLGIEEMKNCLHIESLYKIETSIFFVLIRMLFMKNEILSKFSNSIANMNNKNSFVKLLDVMSRKRNSPNNLHNYELTKVSFLGNIKRESNEINSDHLDPYNQSDTNLENPNYIHNNVIINMENKTEEHIELKNENNIENKPRNSIKTFVEIEDEEKNQKFLKFIKGKNNDENNKKIYNYDFVNNMKPIMNNNVVIEKNVKDNFRTEKRQYASDEEVNEIKSDKKNIFVEIDFVHVFKELCKIFEKIDFPEIFKIIIKYLFKYICIYEKNINKEENNKQKNKIYFVNDNMVVYLPFFNLTLMAIILPILSNIQKISEKYYYPSIPIYIVKTCDRICDFIQILYLNKFESLNSYNLKNYFISVKYIFENTFNSFTHILNNFIQNTKCDIYANLYIDLFHYHLDTKPYYVQLKLFQLCHIFNLFFRFQNYIALSFDDPVIKIINLFYKYKKDNILVNGLKTCRSIEKNPDNKDGQNEMNNEKSHNIPLEKECETLLSDPIKSNAPLTNKIKEKKSLLYNLIRKQKKGKDNIEKEDKQRIIEINKNINNYNQHTNTKNEIKYVKGINNNTQNSNHNGKKKKKKKLIFDEIEIEFFIKCKLIYNFKINIRFLVTEKNMSICQFTRIPMPQYMAYRKSVSIENNEYIFSFIHSYNCKKDNIYIISECFKNCPLFEDCDDTNNLLLKLKELKAYYVSLHEQDEINLVHFIKKVIDIFVSDEMIYVDFFEDFPPNLYIKKFKYDKIEKSRYDQEYLAMIQNTYDKNSFFKIKWRNIAIQLAINILKKKKHMNYLKKLYEQQEEIEQLILNYKYNMKKNMNMLKNALIFVSKLLIEKPILVNAINFKKNLYFIKLKKEKNILKLAKSNNAPYDISTVRSYPIKMLINNSLITNINKLLKPVLDYLTIEIHLCLDNIIKLNLILNKDKNRSTISNHMFISTDIYTMYNGSPFLSYPLFNYNKTYLCLINGFSFVHLLHDLITDLY, encoded by the coding sequence ATGGactataaaaatgaagagGATATTAATGAAgtcaataaatatatatttagctTATATCCAAAAATAAGTGCGGGGTTAGATCATTACGCATGTATTGGATATTCAAAGAAAAAGCCAAGTGTCTATTGTTGGGGTGGGAATAGTAGCAATCAATTAGGAGTTGGTATACATATACGATACTGTGAAAAACCAACtgttgttaatttttttgaaaattttatagcTTGCTCAGTTTGTTGTACACATTACTCAACATATGTTTTAgttaaagaaaatttaagTGATGAAGGATGTTTTGTTTATTCATTTGGCAAAGGAAACAATGGTTTGTTAggttataaaaaagatagGAAAATTATAGATGATTCAAAGTCTGAAATAAATCagaaaaatgaagaaagaaaagaaggaaaaaaaggaaaatatattaacagACATATTCTCAATACTTTTGGAGTTAGTGCAGAAGTAGAATCATCCATTAGCAGTATCAACAGTTTGATGAGTTTCGATTATGATCGAATTTCAAGCGATAAGAAAAGTGAAGATTATGAGAATAAAAAAGAGGATGCTCATATTGAGCTAAGTAAAAGTTCGCAAAATAGTAATTCAACAAATCTTATGGATAACGATATGAATCGAagtattaaaattaatgaaaataaaaatgaaggaATAAATcgaaatgataaaataaaagaagaaaaagcTGATTGGTTTACACCATTTCCTATAAAAATACTATTCCccaaatatacaaaaataaaatatatttcatgtGGAGATATGCACACATTGGCAATTTCAACAAACGGTGTTTTATATGGATGGGGATCAAACAGCTTTGGATGTGTTGGAAATGGAACATATACAAATGTATACGAACCAACTCgaatatatttagaaaaatggTCGATAAAAAgcaaaaatgataataatccatatcaatataaattttacaataattcaaaagaaaataattatgattattttaaaaatagtgTTATTCATTGTTCTGCGGGAAGTAAACATAGTTTAGCATGTACGATAAATGGAGATGTATATAGTTGGGGTTTTGGAGGTAATGGGCGATTGGGATtaggaaatataaaaagttataATACACcacaaataattaataaattgaaaaaaaaaaaaaaaataatatttgtatgtGCAAGCGTATCACATTCTAGTTGTATAGATATAGATTATAATGTTTATACATGGGGTAGtggaaaattttataagttGGGACATGGCAATGATAGTGATTTGCTATATCCACAAAAAATTgaatttttcaattttaataaaaaaatatttatgattaGTTCATCATGTTTTAATTCAATAgctttaaatattaatggtgatgtttatatatggggaacatttaatatttcaaaaaatggtaataataatatttacatttgtAAAACACCTAAGCTAATAAATACAAACTACAAATGcatttatgtatatgcatCTACTTATTTACAATTTGGTATAACATTAGTTGGTGATTTAATAATGTTTGGGAATaactattataaaaatataaatagtaatGAAATCATATTAGATAATATTGATAGTAGTTCAGAATCAGATGATAATGTTATTGAGCATATTATTGAggaacgaaaaaaaaagaatgaatttgaaaattatgGTTATAAACATATTGATAACTTGGAAAATTCGTGCAATAGTTATATCCGCAAattaaatggaaaaaaaacggaaaataataacttATACATTAAcactttttataaaaaagataaaaatatgcaagtaatatatataaaagaattaagaggaaaaatatatataaaagatgTAATTACAGacttttataatttaaataaaacaattacGAATGAAATAGCTATAGCAAAAgatttatttcaaaataaagataatgaatatataggATCTTTATTTGGAGAAATCGATAATATTggattaaaaataaaatctaAAGTAAAGATAATAGATGGAAATGATTATtttagtatatttttaatagaaAATGGAAAAGTATATGGATCGGGatggaataaaaatggagaaTTAGGGACAGgagaatataatttaaataaaaaatattttattcctataaatataaatgtatgtgtaaataaaatagctAAAATAGTTTGTGGAAATGATTATGTATTGGCTTTAAACGATTTAGGGTATGTATACGGATGgggtaaaaataataaaagtcAATTAGGACTTGGTGTTACAACAGATTTTTATGAACCTATACATGTAAAATCATTAAGTAgtgttattaaaatatatgcagGATATGATCATAGTGCATGTATTGTTaataatcatttttattctaataatgaaaatgaagaaaacaTTGAATGTGGcgatttatatatatggggTAATGCCGAAAGTGGTAAAGTTGGATTAGGTAATGAGTATATACAAGGGTTTATATTATTGCcaagaaaaattaatttaataaaaaaaatatataaatgttcTTTAGGAACTAGCCatagtttatttttaactggaaataatgaattatatgtatgtggtaatacaaataatggACGTTTAGGTATATCAAAtgaaatacaaaataaaaaagatgaaaaaatggaaaaaaaaattagcgAACATATTTCGATTTTAAGTTATCCTAAACGTgttaaattaaatgaagaaatatatatcaaagaTATATTAGCTGGATCTACATATAGTATAATATTAGGAATTGATggatttatatatatatgtggtgaatttgtaaaaaataatatatttcataaaaaattcacaTTATATAATCAAATAAGTAATGTAAAGATAATGGTTGGAAAATATCAACATGTTCTTTTTCTAActtatgataataaaatatttggaTTAGGTGATAATagttattttcaaattttgaataataaccaaaaagaaacatatatacaaacCCCAGTTTTAGttccttattttttaaagcataatgttgaaaaaatttattcttttaaaaatgtaagtTTTGCTCAACTAgctaataatgatatatatggatGGGGATATTCGAAAAATGGACATTTGGGTATAGggttaaaaaatttagtatatattaaaaatccgataaatattataaaaacatgGGTTGGGTATgaatatgaagaaaatgaaattgaTGTAGATAATATCGAAGGGGGAATAATAGacaatgaatatatattttcacaaaaatataatatttatacaaactggaatgaaataaatatggtgaaaaaacaaataacaaataaagaGCGTTTCaagaattatttaatatgtaataattattatgaagAACAAATTGAGCGATTTATATTTCAAGTTcaaaatttagaaaatataataaattgggaatatatacaaattttattaaaaagtgaagaatataataatagcttaaattatataaaaaattatgaaaaggatttaatatatttatatactaaACATGTGAAATTTTTGTTAAGCTTacaaaaatgtgaaaaaaaatataatgatttatatattaatttacaaaattatattttatctcATATTTCTTATATGAAAGAAGCATTACCAAATATTATGTACACAAACAATACACACATTTTTGATGTAAATAGAAAACATGTGGAAActcttatttatattttacaacAGCAACCactatatttaattattatgtgtcttatacataattataaaaatattaaaaatttgaaaaaaattgtgtttgaaaaacataaatgtaatatattagaaaaatataaggaTGATACAAATTTTGATTATTCAGTAAAAGTtgattataatttaaacaCAATGAATACACTGAAACATGGATACGATTATGACACATTTGacgaaagaaaaaaaatatatacagtttcagatataaaaaaaaaacataaattttataaaaatagtacaaacattttatgttcgtttatatttgatttatattatgatttaagaaataaaagaacacttaatatttttacaatttttttaataaaacttGGAATTgaagaaatgaaaaattgcTTACATATTGAATCATTATACAAAATAGAAACttcgattttttttgtattaattAGAATGTTATTTATGAAGAATGAAATTTTgtcaaaattttcaaattctATAGCAAATATgaacaataaaaattcttTTGTGAAATTACTAGATGTTATGTctagaaaaagaaattcTCCAAACAATTTACACAACTATGAATTGACAAAGGTTTCCTTTCTAGGTAACATAAAAAGAGAAtctaatgaaataaattctGACCATTTAGATCCATATAACCAAAGTGATACAAATTTAGAAAACccaaattatattcataataatgtcataataaatatggaaaaCAAAACTGAAGAACATatagaattaaaaaatgaaaataatatagagAATAAGCCAAGAAATTCTATTAAAACGTTTGTTGAAATAGAggatgaagaaaaaaatcagaaatttttaaaatttataaaaggaaagaataatgatgaaaataacaaaaaaatatataattatgattttgttaataatatgaaaccaataatgaataataatgttgtgatcgaaaaaaatgtaaaagaTAATTTTAGAACCGAGAAAAGACAATATGCATCTGATGAGGAagtaaatgaaataaaatcagataaaaaaaatatttttgtggAAATAGATTTTGTACATGTATTTAAAGaattatgtaaaatatttgaaaaaatcgATTTCCcagaaatatttaaaattattataaaatatttatttaaatatatttgtatatatgagaaaaatataaataaagaagaaaataataaacaaaaaaataaaatttattttgtaaatgaCAATATGGTTGTATATTTacctttttttaatttaacgCTTATGGCAATTATATTACCAATATTAAgtaatattcaaaaaatatcagaaaaatattattatcctTCTATTCCTATATACATTGTAAAAACATGTGATCGAATATGCGattttatacaaattttatatttaaataaatttgaatCTTTGAATagttataatttaaaaaactattttatttctgtaaaatatatatttgaaaacACATTTAATTCGTTTACAcacattttaaataattttatacaaaatacaaaatgtgatatatatgctaatttatatattgatttatttcattaccATTTGGATACGAAACCATATTATGttcaattaaaattattccAATTatgtcatatttttaatttatttttccgTTTCCAAAATTATATAGCATTATCTTTTGACGACCCagttattaaaattattaatttattttacaaatataagaaagataatatattagttAATGGACTCAAAACATGCAGAtcaattgaaaaaaatccTGATAATAAAGATGGACAAAATGAAATGAATAATGAGAAAAGCCATAATATTCCTTTAGAAAAAGAATGTGAAACATTGTTATCCGACCCAATTAAAAGTAATGCACCATTgacaaacaaaataaaagaaaaaaaaagcttattatataatcttataagaaaacaaaaaaagggaaaagaCAATATAGAAAAGGAAGATAAACAACGAATCATcgaaataaacaaaaacataaataattataatcaACATACAAATacgaaaaatgaaataaaatatgttaagggcataaataataacacaCAAAATAGTAACcataatggaaaaaaaaaaaaaaaaaaaaaattaatctTTGATGAAATTGAAAtagaattttttataaaatgtaaattaatatataattttaaaataaatattcgATTTTTGGTgacagaaaaaaatatgagcATATGTCAATTTACAAGAATACCAATGCCTCAATATATGGCATATCGAAAAAGTGTGTCTATTGAAAATAacgaatatatattttcttttatacatagttataattgtaaaaaagataatatatatatcatatcagagtgttttaaaaattgtcCACTTTTTGAAGATTGTGATGATactaataatttattattaaaattaaaggaACTTAAAGCATATTATGTTTCATTACATGAACaagatgaaataaatttggtgcattttattaaaaaagttattgatatatttgtgtCTGATGAAATGATATATGTCGATTTTTTTGAAGATTTCCCTCCTAATTtatacattaaaaaatttaaatatgataaaattgaaaaatcaAGATATGATCAAGAATATTTAGCTATGATCCAAAATACTTATGATAAgaattctttttttaaaatcaaATGGAGAAATATAGCTATCCAGCTAgctataaatattttaaaaaaaaaaaaacatatgaattatttaaaaaaattatatgaacaGCAAGAAGAAATTGAacaattaattttaaattataaatacaatatgaaaaaaaatatgaatatgcTAAAAAATGCTcttatttttgtttcaaAACTTTTAATAGAAAAACCAATATTAGTAAATGctattaattttaagaaaaacttatattttattaaattaaaaaaagaaaaaaatattttaaagcTAGCTAAATCAAATAACGCACCATATGATATATCTACTGTACGTAGTTATCCTATcaaaatgttaataaataattcattaattacaaatattaacaaattgTTAAAACCGGTATTGGATTATTTAACCATTGAAATACATTTATGTTTAGATAATATAATCAAATTAAAtcttatattaaataaagataaaaacCGAAGCACAATTAGCAATCATATGTTTATAAGTAcagatatatatactatgtATAACGGTTCTCCATTTCTATCATATCCTCTTTTCAACTATAATAAAACCTATTTGTGCTTAATAAATGGGTTTAGCTTTGTCCACCTTTTACATGACCTTATCACAGATTTATATTGA